The stretch of DNA AACATCGTCCCGTCAAAACGCAAAAGTGACCTCCGTGGTAGATCACCTAATTCCTCTAAGAACAGGTTAGTTGAATCTACTCCTCTACCGAGCTGTGGCTCAAATCCAGCAAGACGGAGTTCAGACGCCGCAGACATGATTGCTTTTATCGATGCGGCTGGCGACTCTAACTCAGCCTCCAGCACGTCATTAAAGTGAGGAGCTATTCCTATATCGAGAGGATCTAGTAACACTAATCCAGAGTGCCCGAGAAGCCGATACATCTGGCCCACAAACCAGTCAGCATAGGTATTTGATGCCCTGGCCGAAGATTCTAATAATTCCGTAACCTCTGCCAACGCTTTGTCTGGGACCTTAAGTTCCGCTAGGCTGGCCAAGGCCTCTCCGAGAATACGATCTGTCATCGGGATGCGTCCCGAGGGAACATCCTGAGCGAGATCTACGGCAACCCTGTGGAGTTGTTCGTCAAGGTCCAAAAGATACGTATGGTTAATCTCTTCGTGATCATGATCTTGGCTGGCCACCCAGAACACTGGGACAACCGGCTTTTCGGGTTGTGATAACTCCTCCGCCAAGCGAACCGCCGTCAAAGCTTTGGACAACGAAAATGCAGGCCCTAACAACAGTCCAGGTTGCTGTCCCGTGACAACAACACGTGCCTCTGTACCACGTAATATGGCAATATTTTCCATTACTTCTTGTGGCGCTCCGTGCCTCAAAGCAGTCTTTTCCAATGCCTTACAAATACTTGGCGAAACTGCCCGGCTAGGTAGTTTTAGCGCCGATTCTATGTCATTGGGGGGAACTCGAAAAAAAGAATTAAGATCCCCCCTTAGATAACTTTCTAGGAAAAAATCAGACCCTGACTGAGTAGACACCACGCACTAGTTTACAGGGCAGGCGCAAGGCACTGTTGTTTTGTGGTGATCATTGAAAAAATCCCGAAAAGACTAACATGATATAATGAGTTACCGGAGGGGCAATATTAATCTGTCGGATATTGCTCAGTCCTTTAGTATCGGTTCCCGGTAAGAACCTAACCATCTCCCATGCGCATACGCGTTGACCTGCTTCCCTCACCACCCTACGAAGGCACTGTTGTGCTAGTCGATGTCCTTCGTTCATGCACGTTAGCGCCAATACTATTCGACAACGGTCTGAGCCGCTTAACCATAACTTCAAGCGCGAAATTAGCCAGAATGAACCACAGCGAACATCTACTTATCGGTGAACGAGAAGGATTCCCTCTCGAAGGTTTTAATTACGGTTGCTCCCCAAGCGAATTAAGCCAGATTGATTTGAAAGGTCAACGAGCCATCATGGTCTCAGAAAATGCTCCGCGGGCTCTGGAAACAATGGGAAGGCCAAAAAGAGTATTACTGGCCTCTTTGTACAATGTAACTGCTGTAGCTAAAAGGATTCTCGATTTAGCTAGCACCTCGACTACCCTAATTTGCTCTGGTTTCAACGGCGCTGAAGACTTAGACGATGCACTAACAGCAGGTTTCCTAGCAGCACGCTTGAAATCATTGACACCAGAAACCAGCCTCGAAGGCGCTGGGAACTTCTGCGTAAGCCTCCTTAGGGCATTTCCTGACCCACTAGAAGCGCTATGGCAATCAATTGCAGGTCACTCTCTCCGCCGCTTACGTAGGGACGAAGACCTCGCATTCGCTAGTCTAATTGACCAAAGCACAAAGGTGCCCATAATGCAGCACGCTTCGGGAATTAACCGATTATATGAATTCGAAATCTAACACGTTAAGGTGAAAAATGTAATTCCAAAAGTACTCGGTCATCAACTGGACCCCCTATCTCTCGACGAATCAACAGACTGGGTTCTTGAACGGATAAAACAAAACAATAACCCCAATTTAGTTGTTACGATAAACCCTGAAATCATCGTAAGATCTTTGAAAGACAATAACCTTAAGCAAGCGATTAATGACTCCGACCTCACAATTGCTGACGGAGTAGGTATTGTTTGGGCAGCTCGCCTGAGGGGTTATACTCTCCCTGGTAGGGTACAGGGCGTAGACCTAGTCTCAAAAGTACTAAAAATGGGAGGGCCATCTTTACGCGTTTTTTTTCTTGGCGGAAAAAAGGGTGTCGCTGCAGCTGCAGCTGCAGCTGCAGCGCGTCTTTATGGAACCACAATCACTGGTACCCACCACGGGTATTTCGAGAGCCCAAGAATTA from Trueperaceae bacterium encodes:
- the bshC gene encoding bacillithiol biosynthesis cysteine-adding enzyme BshC translates to MVSTQSGSDFFLESYLRGDLNSFFRVPPNDIESALKLPSRAVSPSICKALEKTALRHGAPQEVMENIAILRGTEARVVVTGQQPGLLLGPAFSLSKALTAVRLAEELSQPEKPVVPVFWVASQDHDHEEINHTYLLDLDEQLHRVAVDLAQDVPSGRIPMTDRILGEALASLAELKVPDKALAEVTELLESSARASNTYADWFVGQMYRLLGHSGLVLLDPLDIGIAPHFNDVLEAELESPAASIKAIMSAASELRLAGFEPQLGRGVDSTNLFLEELGDLPRRSLLRFDGTMFRFGEQQFSTEALKLVTKESPGRITPAAGLRPITQDAILPNIATVVGPGELRYLAQLRDVYRCHGISMPLIWPRSTVTVAEPPVQRILKRYDIDYREIVAGSESVFEEIILKRRGHVTAFTKASDEIEKSFEELITEVSSIEPTLSRPLSRAVRAHDRIVSRLRGKVAHAALMSDTVTNRQFQRLRLHLRPAGQPQERILSGYSYMLKFGVQSYIEALQAVSSKGEVLVKF
- a CDS encoding 2-phosphosulfolactate phosphatase — encoded protein: MRIRVDLLPSPPYEGTVVLVDVLRSCTLAPILFDNGLSRLTITSSAKLARMNHSEHLLIGEREGFPLEGFNYGCSPSELSQIDLKGQRAIMVSENAPRALETMGRPKRVLLASLYNVTAVAKRILDLASTSTTLICSGFNGAEDLDDALTAGFLAARLKSLTPETSLEGAGNFCVSLLRAFPDPLEALWQSIAGHSLRRLRRDEDLAFASLIDQSTKVPIMQHASGINRLYEFEI
- a CDS encoding glycosyltransferase, with the protein product MKNVIPKVLGHQLDPLSLDESTDWVLERIKQNNNPNLVVTINPEIIVRSLKDNNLKQAINDSDLTIADGVGIVWAARLRGYTLPGRVQGVDLVSKVLKMGGPSLRVFFLGGKKGVAAAAAAAAARLYGTTITGTHHGYFESPRIKSDVIEEIRTSCTQLLLAGLGESQEKFLNANRSALGVNVMIGVGGTLDILAGKVIRAPMWTRRLGIEWAWRIGLNPQRWYRIPRLIRFAVRVIREPRK